The proteins below come from a single Corylus avellana chromosome ca3, CavTom2PMs-1.0 genomic window:
- the LOC132173556 gene encoding uncharacterized protein LOC132173556, with protein sequence MKLRNIAKRAIYDAQSSVEAKLSSDILNGDWFWRLARSDALVEIQARLPQIRIGPHDKPLWTSSRKGTYVSSETWELLREKKVEIVWWKMVLFPHAIPKHAFILWLAMQNRLITGDQLIRWGYNGDVKCLFDHNQMESREHMFFECSFRYQIWKFCMLRCRVNNPSVIWGEIMQLGISQWGNNALKGILCHLVLGSVVYNLWCTRNDIKHSSQPSTEEQLLKKILWKVQSRLARKGKFPKTRENLILASSWNSPADLLL encoded by the exons ATGAAGTTGAGGAATATTGCTAAAAG GGCTATCTATGATGCTCAGAGTAGTGTGGAGGCTAAGCTTTCTTCTGACATCCTTAATGGTGACTGGTTTTGGAGACTGGCCAGGTCTGATGCACTAGTTGAGATCCAAGCTAGGCTTCCTCAGATAAGGATTGGTCCTCATGATAAGCCTTTATGGACTTCTTCTAGGAAAGGTACCTATGTTAGCTCAGAAACTTGGGAGCTTCTTCGCGAAAAGAAGGTGGAGATTGTTTGGTGGAAGATGGTGTTGTTTCCACATGCCATTCCCAAAcatgctttcattttgtggCTTGCTATGCAGAACAGGCTTATAACAGGTGATCAGTTGATCAGGTGGGGATATAATGGTGATGTTAAATGTCTTTTCGATCATAATCAAATGGAAAGCAGAGAACATATGTTTTTTGAATGTAGTTTCAGATATcaaatttggaagttttgtaTGCTTCGATGTAGAGTGAACAATCCTTCTGTAATTTGGGGTGAGATTATGCAGCTAGGCATCAGTCAATGGGGGAATAATGCTCTTAAAGGTATCCTCTGCCACCTGGTCTTAGGTTCTGTAGTTTACAACTTATGGTGCACAAGAAATGATATAAAACACTCCAGTCAACCAAGCACAGAGGAGCAGCTCTTGAAGAAAATCCTTTGGAAAGTGCAATCTAGACTAGCTAGGAAGGGGAAATTCCCTAAGACTAGAGAGAATCTGATTTTAGCCTCTTCATGGAATTCACCTGCAGATTTGTTGCTGTAG
- the LOC132173794 gene encoding ubiquitin-conjugating enzyme E2-23 kDa-like — protein sequence MSSQSKRREMDVTNLMMHDYTVEMINDGLNEINVEFHGPKESLYEGGVWKVHVRLPDTYPYKSPSIAFVNKIYHPNVNERSGSVCLDVINQSWSPTFDLLNVFEVFLPQLLLDPNPSHPFNRDAGALMMKDRKLYDQKVKEYCERYAKKETITNSTLEGECNDEDISDEESGSSDDDIAGHGDP from the exons ATGTCTTCTCAAAGCAAGAGGAGAGAGATGGATGTCACGAACTT GATGATGCATGATTATACTGTGGAGATGATAAATGATGGACTCAATGAAATTAACGTGGAATTCCATGGTCCAAAAGAAA GCCTTTATGAAGGCGGGGTTTGGAAAGTCCATGTTAGGCTTCCCGACACTTATCCATATAAGTCTCCGTCTATTGCATTTGTGAACAAGATATACCACCCAAATGTTAATGAACG ATCTGGTTCTGTGTGCTTGGATGTTATTAATCAATCTTGGAGTCCAACGTTTG ATCTGTTAAATGTGTTTGAAGTTTTCCTTCCACAGCTCTTGCTTGATCCGAATCCTTCCCACCCATTTAATCGTGATGCTGGAGCATTGATGATGAAGGATCGGAAGCTGTATGATCAGAAAgtaaaag AATACTGTGAGCGATATGCAAAGAAGGAGACTATCACCAATTCCACACTTGAAGGGGAGTGTAACGATGAGGACATCAGTGACGAAGAAAGTGGTTCTAGTGATGATGATATTGCTGGACATGGCGACCCATAA
- the LOC132173788 gene encoding probable inactive receptor kinase At2g26730, translating to MAISQEEEVKQALVQFMDKLSPGGNAQRDANWGWNMTSDHCNWAGVTCYPRSNSVWQIGIEKSSLSGVFDASSVCMAKDLLILSLKDNTMHVTIGEEIGKCKQLTHLYLSGNNFSGSLPDSLSYLGNLKRLEISDNNFSGELPDLPRISGLRNFLAQINNLRGGIPNFDFSNFDQFNVSNNNFSGPIPDVHGLFTANSFLGNPGLCGQLVSTTPCPPAPPPSIMEPKASSTNGFLVYAGYMILGIVIVLFFAVKLIQKKKKREEKVDVPIPNNRVAGDASIYKPSETPIDHQFKFGVNRSEYSMTSIESSAITSTLVLLTSPLVPSLRFEDLLRAPAELLGRGKHGSLYKVMLDSGVNLAVKRIKDWEISDEDFRRRIQKIERTRHSNILPPIAFYCSKQEKLLVYEYQPNGSLFQLLHGPQNDHTFDWGSRLIVAASIAEALAYMHKELQEDGIAHGNLKSTNILFDKNMNLCVSEYGLMMMENQEESFLPQTKDFKNKHLSAGQAYGTFKLDVYGFGVILLELLTGKLVQNNGLDLATWVQTVVREEWTVEVFEKGLLTEGASEERMVNLLQIALKCINPSPNKRPTMSQVAAMIVTLKEEEESSISFNAGSHIYMGDTRPL from the exons ATGGCAATTTCACAAGAGGAGGAGGTGAAGCAGGCGCTTGTTCAATTCATGGACAAACTCTCACCAGGAGGAAATGCACAAAGAGATGCCAACTGGGGTTGGAACATGACTTCAGATCATTGCAACTGGGCTGGAGTGACTTGTTATCCGCGCAGTAATTCTGTGTGGCAAATAGGTATTGAAAAATCCAGTCTCAGTGGAGTTTTTGATGCCAGTTCTGTTTGCATGGCGAAGGATCTGCTTATTCTCAGCCTGAAAGACAACACAATGCATGTAACAATAGGAGAAGAGATTGGAAAATGTAAGCAGCTGACTCACTTGTACTTAAGTGGGAACAACTTCTCTGGTAGCCTTCCTGATTCTCTCTCGTATTTGGGTAACTTGAAGAGGCTGGAGATATCTGACAATAACTTCTCTGGTGAGCTTCCTGATCTGCCTCGGATTTCAGGGCTCAGAAACTTTCTAGCTCAGATTAATAATCTGCGTGGAGGAATACCCAACTTTGATTTCTCCAACTTTGATCAATTCAACGTCTCCAACAACAATTTCAGCGGTCCAATTCCTGATGTCCATGGCCTTTTCACTGCAAACAGCTTTTTGGGTAATCCTGGATTATGTGGACAACTTGTGTCAACTACTCCCTGCCCACCTGCTCCTCCACCATCTATAATGGAACCAAAGGCATCGTCAACTAATGGCTTTCTTGTATATGCTGGCTATATGATTCTTGGCATAGTTATAGTGCTCTTCTTTGCGGTCAAATTAAtccagaaaaagaagaagagagaagaaaaggtaGATGTTCCAATTCCAAATAATAGAGTGGCAGGGGATGCAAGCATCTACAAGCCTAGTGAAACACCCATTGATCATCAGTTCAAGTTTGGTGTAAACAGGTCTGAATATTCAATGACATCTATTGAAAGTTCAGCCATTACATCTACCCTTGTACTTCTCACGAGTCCATTGGTGCCTTCTCTGCGATTTGAGGATTTGCTTAGAGCTCCAGCTGAATTGCTTGGGAGAGGAAAGCATGGAAGCCTCTACAAAGTCATGCTCGATAGTGGGGTGAATTTGGCTGTAAAGAGGATCAAGGATTGGGAAATTTCTGATGAAGATTTCCGCAGGAGGATACAGAAGATAGAACGAACCAGGCATTCAAATATATTGCCACCGATTGCATTTTATTGCTCTAAGCAAGAGAAGCTTCTTGTCTATGAATATCAGCCGAATGGCAGCCTCTTCCAGCTTCTCCATG GACCACAAAATGACCATACATTTGACTGGGGAAGCAGACTAATTGTTGCAGCCAGCATTGCTGAGGCTTTGGCATACATGCACAAGGAGCTGCAAGAAGATGGGATAGCCCATGGCAACCTAAAATCAACAAACATTTTGTTCGACAAAAACATGAATTTATGCGTCAGCGAATACGGTCTGATGATGATGGAAAATCAAGAAGAATCATTTCTTCCCCAAACCAAAGatttcaaaaacaaacatttgaGTGCAGGCCAAGCATATGGCACCTTCAAGCTTGATGTCTATGGCTTTGGTGTGATCCTCCTGGAGCTCCTCACAGGAAAGCTTGTGCAGAACAATGGGCTTGATTTGGCTACATGGGTGCAGACAGTAGTGAGAGAGGAATGGACAGTAGAAGTGTTTGAGAAGGGCCTGCTCACAGAAGGTGCTAGTGAAGAGAGGATGGTGAACTTGTTGCAGATAGCCTTGAAGTGCATAAATCCTTCACCAAATAAAAGGCCTACCATGAGTCAAGTTGCAGCCATGATAGTTACAttgaaagaggaagaagagagcTCAATATCTTTTAATGCAGGCTCACACATATATATGGGAGACACACGTCCGCTGTGA
- the LOC132173789 gene encoding RING-H2 finger protein ATL46-like: MFSIPYEAQKKDGSLAYPPPQPSLSSFSAPYYSTNYEKEATSTSSFSRISPVLLLLIVILAVIFFIYGLLHLLVRFFMKGPSSSAIYQSNGYPETSGSRAFQRQLQQLFRLHDSGLDQSSIDALPVFYYVDIVGLKEPFDCAVCLCEFSDQDKLRLLPTCSHAFHMDCIDTWLLSNSTCPLCRRTLLGPGNHIEIPVFNFNVSRELSNRFPSDRENGLSGTHRPITIEEDVGEKRVFSVRLGKFRSFHDGVGSGEGGGESSSCNLDARRCYSMGTFQYVVDDSTLQVALSDSGDGDGSGDGSSNVKLDKEKGFFSNFSVDGDVESKKISGCTKGDSFSVSKIWLWSKKSRVPSSSNNRMDLPPSFNVSVPINNENRAE; encoded by the coding sequence ATGTTTAGCATTCCCTATGAAGCCCAGAAAAAAGATGGAAGTTTGGCATACCCACCTCCTCAGCCATCTCTCTCTTCATTCTCTGCTCCTTATTACAGTACCAACTATGAGAAAGAAGCAACCTCAACATCATCTTTTAGCAGAATCAGTCCAGTACTTCTTTTGCTTATAGTAATTCTAGCAGTAATCTTCTTCATCTATGGTCTTCTCCATTTACTTGTAAGATTTTTCATGAAAGGGCCATCTTCTTCAGCTATTTATCAATCAAATGGATACCCAGAAACCTCTGGTTCTCGTGCTTTCCAAAGACAGCTTCAACAGCTCTTTCGCTTACATGACTCAGGTCTAGACCAATCTTCCATAGATGCTCTGCCTGTGTTCTACTATGTAGATATAGTGGGTTTGAAGGAGCCATTTGATTGTGCTGTTTGTCTGTGTGAATTTTCTGACCAGGACAAGCTGAGGTTGCTTCCTACTTGTAGTCATGCTTTTCACATGGACTGTATAGATACATGGCTTCTCTCAAACTCAACATGTCCGCTTTGTAGAAGGACTCTTTTGGGGCCTGGtaatcatattgaaattccagtatttaattttaatgtttcCAGGGAGCTATCAAATAGGTTTCCTAGTGATAGAGAGAATGGGCTTTCTGGTACTCATAGGCCAATAACTATAGAGGAAGATGTTGGTGAAAAGAGGGTCTTTTCTGTAAGACTTGGGAAGTTCAGAAGCTTCCATGATGGAGTTGGCAGTGGAGAGGGAGGAGGAGAGAGCAGTAGCTGTAATTTGGATGCTAGGAGATGTTATTCAATGGGTACATTTCAGTATGTAGTTGATGATTCAACTCTGCAAGTGGCATTGTCTGATAGTGGTGATGGTGATGGCAGTGGTGATGGAAGTAGTAATGTGAAGCTTGACAAAGAGAAAGGATTCTTCTCCAATTTTTCAGTTGATGGGGATGTGGAGAGCAAGAAAATCAGTGGCTGTACCAAAGGTGATAGCTTTTCTGTATCCAAGATCTGGCTGTGGTCAAAGAAGAGCAGAGTCCCAAGTTCTTCAAACAATCGAATGGATCTACCGCCTTCTTTTAATGTAAGTGTCCCAATTAATAATGAAAATCGAGCTGAATAA